The Campylobacter sp. RM16189 genome has a segment encoding these proteins:
- a CDS encoding GDYXXLXY domain-containing protein, with translation MRVKILISAIIFQILSLIAMLAYAYVPIYFGKEIKVDVTLYDPRDLLRGNYVSLNYDFSALPIKYRDLQKPGTKIYLALKDINGTYVKDEYSFVKPKNQIFLTGRIYGNRAKFGIEAFFMPIDKALQIERDIRQKGAWAILSVMDNGSARIKEIVLKE, from the coding sequence ATGAGAGTTAAAATTTTAATATCTGCCATTATTTTTCAAATTTTAAGCCTAATTGCAATGCTTGCTTACGCCTATGTTCCTATTTATTTTGGCAAAGAAATTAAAGTTGATGTAACTCTTTATGATCCAAGGGATTTACTAAGAGGAAATTATGTGAGTCTGAACTATGATTTTTCGGCTTTGCCGATTAAATATAGAGACCTTCAAAAGCCAGGAACTAAAATTTATCTAGCACTAAAAGATATAAATGGTACATATGTAAAAGATGAATACAGCTTTGTAAAGCCTAAAAATCAAATATTTTTAACCGGAAGAATTTACGGAAATAGGGCAAAATTTGGAATAGAGGCATTTTTTATGCCTATTGATAAAGCCTTACAAATAGAGAGGGATATCCGCCAAAAAGGCGCTTGGGCAATCTTATCGGTAATGGATAATGGTAGCGCAAGGATAAAAGAGATAGTTTTAAAAGAGTAA
- the hypB gene encoding hydrogenase nickel incorporation protein HypB, whose protein sequence is MCKDCGCSLGGHNHTHTHADGTTHSHTHDHGGDHGHNAYHEHTHEAHAHPVLGETKTIEVITKILSENDKEAQHNRDHLDEHGILCINLMSSPGAGKTTLLEATIKSDKFKIGVVEGDLETNQDADRILKAGAKAHQITTGQTCHLDAFMVHEGLHHLPLNDLDLVFIENVGNLVCPASYDVGSHLNVVLISVPEGSDKVSKYPVMFRSADLVIITKISLLPHFDFDVKKVISDARKLNPKVDIIELDSKTGQGVDKWINYLQFKKEFR, encoded by the coding sequence ATGTGCAAAGATTGTGGATGTTCACTAGGAGGACATAATCATACTCATACCCATGCTGACGGAACGACTCACTCTCATACGCATGATCATGGTGGCGATCATGGACATAATGCCTATCATGAGCATACTCACGAAGCTCATGCTCACCCTGTGCTTGGTGAGACAAAGACCATTGAAGTAATTACTAAAATTTTATCTGAAAACGACAAAGAGGCGCAGCACAATAGAGATCATTTGGATGAGCATGGAATTTTATGTATAAATTTAATGAGTAGTCCAGGTGCTGGCAAAACCACTCTTCTTGAAGCCACTATAAAGAGTGATAAATTTAAGATCGGTGTTGTTGAGGGTGACTTAGAGACAAACCAAGATGCCGATAGGATATTAAAAGCTGGAGCCAAAGCTCATCAGATCACAACCGGGCAAACCTGTCATTTGGATGCTTTTATGGTTCATGAGGGGCTTCATCATCTGCCTTTAAACGATCTTGATCTAGTTTTTATAGAAAATGTTGGAAATTTAGTCTGTCCTGCAAGCTATGATGTAGGCTCTCACCTAAATGTTGTGCTTATCTCAGTTCCTGAAGGAAGCGATAAAGTAAGCAAATATCCAGTTATGTTTCGCTCTGCAGATCTTGTAATAATTACTAAAATTTCACTTCTTCCTCATTTTGATTTTGATGTAAAAAAAGTTATTAGTGATGCTAGAAAACTCAATCCAAAAGTAGATATTATCGAGCTTGATAGCAAAACAGGTCAAGGCGTTGATAAATGGATAAACTATTTGCAGTTTAAAAAGGAGTTTAGATAA
- a CDS encoding HypC/HybG/HupF family hydrogenase formation chaperone produces MCLSIPSKVLEIDENNVALVETLGVTRRVSLDLISDTVKVGEYVLIHVGYAMEKIDTKFALESLEIYKKIAEDMASGEIDEDEGDMGLNAMSERR; encoded by the coding sequence ATGTGCCTTTCTATTCCATCAAAGGTCCTTGAGATAGATGAGAATAACGTCGCATTAGTTGAGACTTTGGGCGTAACTAGACGCGTGAGCTTAGATCTAATATCCGATACTGTTAAAGTGGGCGAATATGTGCTAATTCATGTTGGATATGCAATGGAAAAAATTGATACTAAGTTCGCACTTGAAAGCCTGGAGATATATAAAAAAATCGCCGAGGATATGGCAAGTGGCGAGATAGATGAGGACGAAGGCGACATGGGGCTTAATGCTATGAGCGAGAGAAGATGA
- the hypD gene encoding hydrogenase formation protein HypD encodes MTLINEFRDKDLILALSELIKRESVKHLNIMEICGGHTHSIMKFGLSGLVGDKINFIHGPGCPVCIMPKSRIDEAIKLASRDDVILCTLADMLRVPGSNTSLQKLRGEGADIRALYSPLDCIKIALENLNKNIIFFAIGFETTTPMTASLMQKTVELDIKNLFFHINHVTVPAPVRAIMDDESVKIDAFLGPSHVSVITGYEIYEDIAKDYKRPIAVSGFEPLDIMDSVLNLVRQQNAGTHEVYNEYARVVSRSGNLKAKELISRYFEPCDFNWRGLGVIKDSGMKIRQEFSYLDARIKFDCEVNSKAESKACICGEILRGRAKPYDCKIFGKACTPKNPIGSCMVSSEGACAAYFKYAKEAI; translated from the coding sequence ATGACTCTAATAAACGAATTTAGAGATAAGGATCTTATTTTAGCTCTTAGTGAACTTATTAAAAGAGAGAGCGTAAAACATCTAAATATAATGGAAATTTGCGGAGGTCATACTCATAGCATTATGAAATTTGGCCTTTCAGGGCTTGTCGGAGATAAGATAAACTTCATCCATGGACCAGGCTGTCCTGTATGTATAATGCCTAAAAGCCGCATAGATGAGGCTATAAAGCTTGCTTCCAGAGATGACGTGATACTATGCACTCTTGCTGATATGCTTAGAGTTCCTGGCTCAAACACAAGCTTGCAAAAACTTAGAGGAGAGGGTGCTGACATCAGGGCGCTTTATAGTCCGCTTGATTGCATAAAGATAGCTTTAGAAAATTTGAATAAAAATATTATATTTTTTGCAATCGGTTTTGAGACCACCACCCCAATGACGGCTAGTCTAATGCAAAAAACAGTAGAGCTAGATATCAAAAATTTATTTTTCCATATAAATCACGTGACGGTTCCAGCTCCTGTAAGAGCGATAATGGACGATGAGAGCGTGAAGATAGATGCCTTTTTGGGTCCAAGCCACGTAAGCGTGATAACCGGATATGAAATTTATGAGGATATCGCAAAAGATTATAAAAGACCGATAGCTGTTAGCGGATTTGAACCGCTTGACATTATGGATTCAGTTTTAAATTTAGTTCGTCAGCAAAATGCCGGTACACACGAGGTATATAACGAATATGCAAGAGTTGTAAGCAGAAGCGGAAATTTAAAGGCGAAAGAGCTGATAAGTAGATATTTTGAACCCTGTGATTTTAACTGGCGCGGACTTGGAGTGATAAAAGATAGCGGAATGAAGATACGCCAAGAATTTAGCTATCTTGACGCTAGAATCAAATTTGACTGTGAGGTTAATAGCAAAGCCGAGAGCAAGGCCTGTATATGTGGAGAAATTTTACGCGGGCGAGCAAAGCCATATGATTGTAAAATTTTTGGCAAGGCTTGTACGCCAAAAAATCCTATCGGTTCATGTATGGTCTCAAGCGAAGGAGCTTGTGCAGCATATTTTAAATACGCGAAGGAAGCAATTTGA
- the hypE gene encoding hydrogenase expression/formation protein HypE has product MLSHGGGGEEMNSLINDLIFKIFDNEILSQSNDSALLNLSGKLAFSTDSFVVTPIFFNGGDMGKIAACGTINDLAMVGAKAKYLSCALIIEEGFEIDKLERVLTSLAGICKSCGVKVVCGDTKVVPKGKCDKIFINTSGIGEIIDEPVSLDGLRPGAKILLSGDIGRHGAVVLANREELSLGGYLKSDCKSLKEVVEELFKAGVKPLCMRDATRGGLSAVLNEWAKFSKFDILIKDEFIKVSDEVAGVCELFGFEPYELANEGTFVLAVDAKDEEKALEVLRKFDTNASLIGEILKDQNSRVILQNIYGSKILLEAPKGELLPRIC; this is encoded by the coding sequence ATGCTAAGTCACGGTGGTGGCGGAGAAGAGATGAATTCTCTAATAAATGATCTGATCTTTAAAATTTTTGATAACGAAATTTTAAGCCAATCAAATGACTCGGCACTATTAAATTTAAGCGGAAAATTAGCATTTAGCACTGATAGTTTTGTAGTAACACCTATATTTTTTAACGGTGGAGATATGGGTAAGATCGCCGCTTGCGGTACTATAAACGACCTTGCGATGGTGGGAGCTAAGGCTAAATATTTAAGCTGCGCGCTCATTATTGAAGAGGGGTTTGAGATAGATAAGCTTGAACGAGTTTTAACCTCTCTTGCTGGTATATGTAAAAGTTGTGGTGTCAAAGTAGTTTGCGGAGATACCAAGGTGGTTCCAAAAGGAAAGTGCGATAAAATTTTTATAAATACCTCAGGCATTGGTGAGATTATAGATGAGCCTGTGAGCCTAGATGGTCTAAGGCCTGGAGCTAAAATACTTCTTTCAGGAGATATTGGAAGGCATGGGGCGGTTGTCCTTGCCAATAGGGAGGAGTTAAGTCTAGGCGGATATCTTAAAAGCGATTGCAAGAGTTTAAAAGAGGTAGTTGAAGAGCTTTTTAAGGCAGGAGTAAAACCTCTATGCATGCGCGATGCCACTAGGGGCGGACTAAGTGCAGTTTTAAACGAATGGGCGAAATTTTCTAAATTTGACATATTGATAAAAGATGAATTTATAAAAGTTAGCGATGAGGTAGCCGGGGTTTGCGAACTATTTGGATTTGAGCCTTATGAGCTTGCCAATGAGGGCACCTTTGTGCTAGCCGTAGATGCCAAAGATGAAGAGAAAGCGCTAGAAGTTTTAAGAAAATTTGATACAAACGCGAGCTTAATAGGTGAAATTTTAAAAGATCAAAACTCAAGGGTAATACTTCAAAATATATACGGCTCAAAAATACTGCTAGAGGCTCCAAAAGGCGAGCTTTTACCTAGAATTTGCTAG
- the hypA gene encoding hydrogenase maturation nickel metallochaperone HypA: MHELSIVQDLVRLCEQNAAKQNAKEIVKIEIKVGRLSGVEPHYLESAFDVYKNETICSNAQLIINLQNIVIECNQCGLNTQLGENDFICPKCGSQDLRVIDGEDMYLMRLEMR, encoded by the coding sequence ATGCACGAATTAAGTATCGTTCAAGATTTAGTAAGGCTCTGCGAACAAAATGCGGCTAAACAAAATGCAAAAGAGATTGTGAAGATAGAGATAAAGGTAGGTCGTCTAAGCGGAGTTGAGCCTCACTACTTAGAAAGCGCCTTCGATGTATATAAAAATGAGACTATCTGCTCAAATGCCCAACTTATAATAAATTTGCAAAATATAGTCATAGAGTGCAATCAGTGCGGACTAAATACACAATTGGGAGAAAATGACTTCATCTGCCCAAAATGCGGTAGTCAGGATTTAAGAGTAATAGACGGAGAGGATATGTATCTGATGCGTCTTGAGATGAGATAA
- a CDS encoding recombinase yields the protein MKNGKDINVEFEKLLKNIEIEEADVVAKLKKLVDFIRPENLENIDLTESKINMLIEFFNRKSQSSNKISDEINLFFIKLKLSNNISKFGILSKNGFGYEIKERFYNKFLPNPPNKGELRYLFATLFKNSDDHKWICNIDDEKWIELFSSIFSNSTHIHSTKKHLFHELLYAMEILSIRIASEEFDHNFIRLDNTILNRDSAFIALQRDVAKFVSKMQDYHIEISSTKLDLKHLEVLIEQCKNQIDKFKKKSVNLGISIAVTYELERLIQIIKRVEDILELIKKFDTKESSIAFIKFFKESVKRNSTRNSLSEVYRQSSRIVAKSITNNISEHGEHYTVDNKKEYFKMFLKSAGAGVIIAFMALLKINIVQSDFSFVTQTILIGLNYGLGFVIISLIGFTVATKQPAMTASTFAKEVEKEEDNMANQDKLIGLIFKVSRSQFASVVGNVSLALLTSFLVAYFVIKGSGAILNPSEASYYLKNLEPFAPLFFAAIAGVWLFCSGLISGYFDNRADCLELKERLYHHPWLKKALSDDKRLKLAEYIHDHHGTVAGNFFFGILLGITPLIGNILNLPLDIAHVAFSSANLGYASTHLQISYYDFLYYLACVFLIGSINLLVSFALALKVSLISRDTNIGNLFSFLKKLLKQMLKRPHELIFPFKNRLDE from the coding sequence TTGAAAAACGGCAAAGATATAAATGTAGAATTTGAAAAATTATTAAAAAATATAGAGATTGAAGAGGCTGATGTAGTAGCTAAACTAAAAAAATTAGTAGATTTTATTAGGCCTGAAAATTTAGAAAATATTGATTTAACAGAATCAAAAATCAATATGCTTATAGAGTTTTTTAACCGAAAAAGCCAAAGCTCAAACAAAATTTCCGATGAGATAAATCTATTTTTTATAAAATTAAAGCTATCGAACAATATCAGTAAATTTGGCATCCTGTCAAAAAACGGCTTTGGATATGAGATAAAAGAGAGGTTTTATAATAAATTTCTTCCAAATCCTCCAAATAAAGGCGAATTAAGATATCTTTTTGCTACTCTTTTTAAAAATAGTGATGATCACAAATGGATTTGCAATATAGATGATGAAAAATGGATAGAGCTATTTTCGTCTATTTTTTCAAATTCGACTCATATACACTCCACCAAGAAACATCTTTTTCATGAGCTATTATACGCTATGGAGATACTATCCATAAGGATAGCTTCAGAGGAGTTTGATCATAACTTCATCAGGCTTGATAATACAATATTAAACAGAGACTCCGCATTTATAGCGCTTCAAAGGGATGTGGCAAAATTTGTTAGCAAGATGCAAGATTATCATATAGAGATAAGCTCTACAAAGCTTGATTTAAAGCATTTGGAAGTTCTTATAGAGCAGTGTAAAAATCAGATTGATAAATTTAAGAAAAAATCTGTAAATTTAGGAATTTCTATCGCAGTTACATATGAGCTTGAGCGTCTAATTCAGATTATAAAAAGAGTAGAAGATATTTTAGAGCTTATTAAAAAATTTGATACAAAAGAGTCTAGTATAGCCTTTATTAAGTTTTTTAAAGAGTCTGTAAAAAGAAACTCCACTAGAAATTCTCTAAGCGAGGTATATAGGCAAAGCAGTCGCATAGTAGCCAAAAGTATTACAAACAATATTAGCGAGCATGGCGAGCACTATACGGTTGATAATAAAAAAGAGTATTTTAAAATGTTTTTAAAATCAGCCGGAGCTGGAGTAATAATAGCATTTATGGCTCTACTAAAAATCAATATAGTTCAGTCTGACTTTTCGTTTGTAACGCAAACTATCCTAATAGGATTAAATTATGGCCTTGGCTTTGTGATAATTAGCCTGATAGGCTTTACTGTAGCTACCAAGCAGCCTGCGATGACGGCTTCTACCTTTGCCAAAGAAGTTGAAAAAGAAGAAGATAATATGGCAAATCAAGATAAGCTTATAGGGCTTATATTTAAGGTTAGCAGATCTCAATTCGCCTCTGTTGTAGGCAATGTAAGCTTAGCACTGCTGACATCGTTTTTGGTTGCATATTTTGTCATAAAGGGTAGTGGGGCTATTTTAAATCCTAGTGAGGCTTCTTATTATCTAAAAAATTTAGAGCCTTTTGCCCCTCTTTTCTTTGCAGCGATAGCCGGAGTTTGGCTATTTTGTTCAGGGCTAATATCTGGATATTTTGATAATAGAGCGGATTGCCTGGAGCTTAAAGAGAGACTTTATCACCATCCTTGGCTAAAAAAGGCGCTTAGCGATGATAAAAGGCTTAAGCTGGCAGAGTATATCCATGATCATCACGGAACAGTGGCTGGAAATTTTTTCTTTGGTATTCTTTTGGGTATTACGCCTCTTATAGGTAATATCTTAAATTTGCCTCTAGATATTGCTCACGTGGCTTTTTCTAGTGCAAATTTAGGCTACGCATCTACTCATTTGCAAATATCTTATTATGATTTTTTGTATTACTTAGCTTGCGTATTTTTAATAGGTTCAATTAATCTTTTAGTAAGCTTCGCTCTGGCTCTCAAGGTCTCTTTAATCTCAAGAGATACAAACATAGGAAATCTCTTTTCTTTCTTAAAAAAGCTTTTAAAACAGATGTTAAAGCGTCCTCATGAGTTGATTTTTCCTTTTAAAAATAGATTGGATGAGTAG